The Parus major isolate Abel unplaced genomic scaffold, Parus_major1.1 Scaffold353, whole genome shotgun sequence genome includes the window ttGAAACTGGGGGGAGACACAGTGGGGTCAGGGGGACACCACAACTGGGGACATGGAGGGGGGGGGGGAGTTCATGGAGACCCCAAAATTGCGGAGGAAGAGGGGAGGCCAGGGGACCCTAAAGAAGCGAGAAAACCCTGAAATGGGGGAAAGTTTGTTTGTGGGGCATGGGGCGTTACTGAGGGTAACCAGGATtttgggggaagggaggggggaCCCCACACCCTGCTGGGGGTGCACTGAGGTGGGCTTCGGGAGCAACAGGGACTTAGGGGAGCACAGGTGTTGGGGTCCCCCGGGGTCCGGGGGTCACTCACATGAGGATGGGCCTCGATCTCCCGCAGGGCCTTGATCTCGCGCAAGGTCTGGGGGGGCAGCCCGTCCTCGGGGCGCCGCAGGGGCACCTTCTTAAGGGCCACCAGCTCCCCGGTCTGAAGGGGGACACGGGGGGCTCAGGGGGGCGCTGGGGATCCCCTGCCCCCCCACAGGCCGCGCCCAGCGCTCAGGGCCGACGGGCCGCGGCACCCCCGGCCCCACAGCCCGAAGCCACCGGCCCCCGGCCCCACCTCTCGGTGTTTGGCCTTGAACACGACGCCGTGCGCGCCCTCCCCGATGCGGCCCAGCACGATGTACTGGTCCATACTGGTAGCACTAGGCCGGCGCGGGGCATTGTGGGCCGGGGTCGGGCCTCCACCGACCCACAACACCCCGCGCGGCGCCTGCGACACCTGGTTGCCATGGCGATAGGCCCCGACCCTGACAACGAGCTCTCTCAGCAGCCAATCGCGCTCCTAGTAATGCACTCCCTGGCAACAGGCCACGCCCCTAGCAAGCTCTCACTGCTTCCTAACCACAAACCCCGTCCCTAACAACCCGATCAGGTCCCTAGCAACCAGACCCCGCCCCTAGCAACACAACTCACCCCTAGCAACACGGTCCAGCGCCCCGGCAACGAGGCCCCACACATAGCAACAGAGACCCTCCCCTTGGCAACCAGGCCGCGCCCCCCCGGCATCCCCCGCTCCCCGGCAACCGCGCCCTGCCCTTGGCAACGGCCGCCCCGTCGCGCGCCGCCATTTGGCCGCGCCGCGCTCTCATTGGTGGGCGCCGTCGCGCTGGGAGGGACGGCGGGCGTTGATAGGTGGGCGCGAGGGCCCAGCCCCTTTTCCCTTaggcgggcgggcgggcggcggcggcgccgggagAGGCGCGAGCGGGGGTTTTGGGGGCATTTGGGGCTTTTTAGGGGGTCCTGGTACGCGCCCAACCCCGCTCGGGTCGGGATGGCGGCGTTGCCTCCGCGAGAGTTCGCGGCGCAGGTGCTGCCCGGCTGCGTGGTGCCCACGGCGCGCCAgggcctggcccagctctggccgctgctgctgctctgcctcgGGGCGCGGCTGCTGCACCGGCTGCGTGAGTGGGACCAGAGCGGGGGGGGACAGGGCTTTGGTGCGGGGAGAATGTTGGGGGACATccgaggggctggggggaaacGGGGCTCTGGGGAGGCCGGAGGGTTGGGGGGACATCCAGGGGTCTGGGCGGTCCCGGGGCTCTGGGGGAGAGTTGGGGGGATCTGGAGGGTTCCGGGTGCTGCAGCGGCTACGTGAGGGGCCGGGGCGGGTAGGGCCGGGAGGCCGGAAAGGGTTCGGAGGGTGGGGGAACATCCGGGGGTCTGGGGGAATCGGGGTTCCCGTGGCTTTTGGGGCCACGGGGGTGTCTGGGAGTTTCGGGGTCTGGGGGCATCCTGGGCAGCTGAGCGGTCCCGAAGGGTCGGGAGGAGCTGGGCGCTCCCCGGGGCGGGCGGGGTGAGAGGGGGTCTCAGGGGTCTGGATGGGCCTGGGGGCCGCCAAGGGAGTCTGGAGGGGCTCGGGAGGGTGGGGGGGTTCTGGGGGGGCGGGGAAGATTCGGGGCTCTGGGCACAACCAGCGCTCTGGGGAGGGGTCCAGGGGTCCCGCAGGTTTTTGGGATGAGGGGGACAGCCGGGAGTTTCGGGGGTGTTCCCAGGGTTTTGGAGTGCTCCCCTGACCCCTgtgtggcacagccctgccgCGGGGGGGGAAGCACGCGGGGGCGGCGGCCGGggggctcctggccctgcaccaTTTCTTCGGGGCACAGGCGCTGTGGGTGGCCTTGCTGAGCGGGCTCTGCGTCCTCACCCTCCTCCTGAGCCGGGCCCGCGCCCAGAGAGGGCTCTGCCTCGCCCTGGCCGCTCTCAGCTATCTGCTTATGGGGTACGGGATGAGACCCATggactgggggcactgggaggggggttgggggggatttggggcaTTGGGAGAGGATTTAGGGGTGCTGGGAGGGGGTCTGGGGAGCTTCTGCTTCATCGTGGCTCGTCTCAGCTAACTACTTATGAGGAACAGGGTGCTAGGGACTCCGGggagggggtttgggggtgctgggaggGCATTTGGAGATGCTGGGAAAGGGACTGTGGGCAAtgggaggggtttgggggcACTGGGAAAGGGATTAGGGGCAATgagagggactgggaggggtttgggggcACTGGGATGATGCTGGAAGCAACTGGAAGAGAAACTGGGCAGAAGTTGAGAAGAGCTGGGAGTAACTGGAAGGGATTGAGAGCAGTGAGTGGGAAGGAGATGGGGggcactgggatgcactggggtGTTGATTGAATTGaactgggagtgactgggagcccccccagggagctgcacatGGTGGACACAGTCACCTGGCACAAAATGCGAGGTGAGACACCCacccctcccctctccctgcaggatcCCCAGATGCCCCCCCCCGAGCCCCACAGGCCCCATTCGCCCCCCATGCTTTGGCCATCTGTCCAATTTTGGGGTCCTCCCTGATTTTGGTGTCCCAAAGTGGCAGAGATGGTGGTTCCCCTGAATGTGACACCCCTTCCCCCCAGCTACCCCCCACCTTTGAGGCCCCAGACCCCTGATTTTGGGGTGCCCCCAGTTTGGAGTCCCTAGGGGTACAGATGGTGACAGACATGAAAGTGaccctctccctcccctgggATTCCCATTACCCCCCCTCCTGTCCGCTGATCCCCCAGACCCCTGGGGAATCTGGGACACCCCCCAGTTTGGGGGTGCCCACTGATTTCGGGGTCCTCAGGGGCACAGATGGTGGTGGCCATGAAGGCTGTGTCGTTGGGCTTCGACTTGGAccggggggccgggggggcacagggggagcccagccctgcccaggtcCTGGGGTACCTCTGCTCTCCCGGCTCCGTCGTCTTCGGGCCCTGGGAGCCCTTCGGGGCCTACCTGAGATCCGTGGAGGGGCCCCCCCTGGTATGGGGGAGGCAAATGGGGGGTTTGGGGGAGAATatgggggggtgggggggaaaataGGGGATTTGGGGGGATAATGGGGAGTTTGGGGGAAAATGGAGATTGAGGGGTCAAAGGGATTCGGGtggagaaatggggaaaatgggagTTTGGGGGGGAAATGGGGATGCAGGGAGAAATTGGGGGAAAGAGGGGAGTTGGAGGAGAGAAGGGGATTGGGAGGAAGgggaatggaaaataaagtggGAAAGAAGAGTTTTGTGGAGAAGAATCTGGGGTTGGAGGAGGAAATAGGGGAAAAGAGATTTGGGGGGATAAAAAGgaatggagaaaaggaaaggatgggttgaggaaaaagaggaactttgaggggaaaagggggatTTGGTGGAGAAAAAGGGGAGACTGGGGGTGCTTTAAGAAGTgttggagggaccttaaagagcAGAAGGGGATTTTGTGGGAAACTTAAGTGACAGGTTGGGCAGGTTTGGGGGCACTGAGGGTTTGGGAGGATTGGAGGGGGTAGGGATGGGGTGGTTTGGGGAGGCTGAGGAGGTTTGCAGGGGACCTGGGGGTGTTGAGGAGTGCAAACAGGGATGAGGAGGGTGTCAGCGGTGGGATGCTGGCTTTTGGGGTGTTTCTTGGGGTGTCAGTGTCTGAGGGTGTCTCAGAGGGGACCAGtgtttgggggatttggggCGTCTCTGGGGGGGTTTCAGGGTTTGGGGGGGTGTCAGTGTTGGAGGGTCGGTGTCGGGGGGCTCAGGGGTGTCTGTGGGGGGTGTCCATGCCTGGGGCCCCCCTCAACcccccctgctgcccccagagCGTGGCCTGGGCGAAGAAGGGTCTGCgcagcctggggctggccctgctctgcctcctggtCAGCACCTGCCTGGCCCCGTTCCTGTTCTCCAGCCTCTTGCCTCTCTATGGGGCACGGGCCCTGCGCAGGTGagaccccaaaatccccctgCAAAACATCCTGGGGCCCCAAACCCTCCCCAGGGTCCCCAATGTCCCCCATGGAACCCTGACACCCTCCTGGGGGTACCTCAAATTCCCTGGGGACCCCTGAGCATCCAAAGGACCCCCAAACTCCTCTGGGGATGCCGCCAGGGACTCCCAGACCCTCGCCCCGGGACCTCTGGGCTGCCCCTCAGGAACCCTCAAACCACCTCAGTCCCCCCAAATCTTCCTGTGGATCCCCAAGCTGCCCTGGACCCCCTAAATTCCCCCGGGGACCCCCAAAACTCTTCCAGAagccccccaaacccccaaTGATTTCCAAACCACACCAAGGGCCCCCAAAACTTCTGGAGGAGCCCCTGAAGCCCTTCCAAGGACCCCCAATTCCCTTCAGGGACCCCCAAACCACAGTCCCAAACCCAAAATCCTCCTAAGGACTGCTGAACATCCCCTGGGGACCCTCAACTCCCCTCCAGGgacccccaaaatcccccaggGACCCCCCCAACCCTCTCCCCCCGCTGACATTTCTGTTCCCTCCGGTGCTGCCCAGGAGCGTTTTTGCCAGGTGAggggggaattttgggggggCCTTGGGGTTGGgcaggaggggtttgggggcCCAAGAAGGGTTTGGAGGGGCCAGGAGGGGTTCAGGGGGTCCAGGAGGGGTTTGAGGGTTCCCAGGGTGGGAGTGGCACAGGAGTGGGGCACTTAGTGACTGGGGGGGGTTGGAGGGTCCTGGGGGTTTTGGGGAAGCCCTCGGGGATTTGGGGGGTCCCTGGGGGGGgtgtggggacacagggctcactgaggggacagggatgggagggGCATTGAGGGGAACAGAGATGGGGGGTGGCACCTTAATGTGTGTCCCCCCCTAAATCCCCTCTGTGGCCCTCCAAACCCCGCCCCGTGTCTCCCCCAACCCCCTTATATTCCCCAAATCCCTTCCCAACCCATGTTCCCTTCCATGTCCCCCTAAACCCCCAATTCTGCTCCCAAACTCCCCCATCACCACCAAATGCCTCCCAAACTCCTGCTTCTCCAACCCCCATGtcacccccaaatccctcaaTGACCTCTCCAAATTCCCCCAAATCCCTGTTCCCCTAAAACTTCCTGTTCCCCCAAACTCCTCCAAACACCCTCAAAACTCCTCCATTTCCCCCCCAAATCCCTTTCTGTGCTCCCAACTTTCCCATTTCCCCACCAATTCCTCCCTAAACCCTGAACTCCCCCGTTTTCCTCCAACCCCTCCCCCAAACCCCCCGTATCGCTCCCAATCCNNNNNNNNNNNNNNNNNNNNNNNNNNNNNNNNNNNNNNNNNNNNNNNNNNNNNNNNNNNNNNNNNNNNNNNNNNNNNNNNNNNNNNNNNNNNNNNNNNNNNNNNNNNNNNNNNNNNNNNNNNNNNNNNNNNNNNNNNNNNNNNNNNNNNNNNNNNNNNNNNNNNNNNNNNNNNNNNNNNNNNNNNNNNNNNNNNNNNNNNNNNNNNNNNNNNNNNNNNNNNNNNNNNNNNNNNNNNNNNNNNNNNNNNNNNNNNNNNNNNNNNNNNNNNNNNNNNNNNNNNNNNNNNNNNNNNNNNNNNNNNNNNNNNNNNNNNNNNNNNNNNNNNNNNNNNNNNNNNNNNNNNNNNNNNNNNNNNNNNNNNNNNNNNNNNNNNNNNNNNNNNNNNNNNNNNNNNNNNNNNNNNNNNNNNNNNNNNNNNNNNNNNNNNNNNNNNNNNNNNNNNNNNNNNNNNNNNNNNNNNNNNNNNNNNNNNNNNNNNNNNNNNNNNNNNNNNNNNNNNNNNNNNNNNNNNNNNNNNNNNNNNNNNNNNNNNNTGTGacactgtccctgtgtgtgtgacacTGTCCACGTGTGACACATTGTCCCCCCCAGGGACCTGGCGGTGTCCCGGCCCCTGCGGGTGGAGCTGCCACGATCCATGGCTGAGGTGGTGACAAACTGGAACCTGCCCATGTCCCGCTGGCTCCATACCTGTGAGCAgtgggagggactgggaggcACTGTGGGGGGGGCTGGTGGgcactgggagggactggggggcactggggctTGTACTGGTGTGACTGGTGTCCCTGGGCAGATGTGTTCCAGACCGCCCGGCGCTTGGGCacctttgctgctgtgctgggcacctACGCGGCCAGCGCCCTGCTGCACGTGAGGGACCCCAAAATCCTGCCAAACCTCCCCAAAACCCACCCTGGGGACCCCCCAATACCCCCTCTGCACCCTGCTGCTTGGGAGGGACCTCCAAAAACCCCTCAAACTCTACCTTTGTCTCCCTACACCTGAGACCCCCaggaccccaaatcccctcaGGCCCCCCCCAACCCCCCATATTCGTCTTCAACCCCACcctggggaccccaaaacccacccTGGGACTCCTTGAAACCCCATCTAGAAACCTCAAAAACTCTGTGACATGCCCAAACCCTGCTGGGCTCCCCTTAAATCCCCCCAGATCACCCCAGTTCAGCCTGTGACTCCCCCAAAGCCCCCCCCTTCCCAaccctccctgtccccccagGGCCTCAGTTTCCACCTGGCCGCcgtgctgctgtccctgggccTCATCACCTACGCCGAGCACGGTCAGCGCTGGCCCTTTAAGGGGTGGGGCTAAATGAGGTTGGCTGAGGTGGGAGGGGCTTATAGGGTGGGGCACAGAGTGGGTGGAGCTTTAAATGTGGGCATGGCCTAAAGATATGGGTGGGTCCAGATAtgggcagggctgaggatgTGAGCCAAGTTTCAATGCCCTAATTTAGAGTGAAGGGTGGGTCGGGCCTAAGCGGGGTGGACGGGGCCAGGCGTTGGGCCGATGAATCCGGGCGAGGCCTCACTGCTGTGCCGACTGATGGGTGGGGCCTGTCAGTAATGGGTGGGGCTGGAAAGGTGTGGGTGGAGCCTGGCCAATGCTATGGGGGTGTAACCTGTAATGGGCGTGGCCCATGCTGACCCCGCCCTGCCCCACCCAGCCCTGAGGCAGCGCTTGGCTGCCATCTTTGACGCCTGTGTCCTGTCCAAGCGCTGtccccccagctgcagccaccgCCACAAGAACGTGAGATCGGGGCACTGGGTGGGGGGGTCTCCGTGGAGGGAGGTTGTTGATTTTtggggagccctggggaatGTGTGGGGGTAGCAAAGGGGTTGGGCATCCCAGGGCTAGTTTGGGGGGTCATAACAGGGGAAAAAGGAGGTTGTGGAGAGCAGGatgggggatttggggatccCTGGGTGGGGGAATTTGGGGGTCGTGGGGAGGTAGGGGGTTTGTGAGGCTCTGAGGGGATTTGGTGGAGGGTTGGGGGGGGTCCCTGGGGGCAGGGCAAGGGGATTCTGGGATCCCACAAATGCTGTGGGTAAGAGCAATCAGTGGGGGGGTTTGGGGTCCCCACAGATGCTGTGGGCACAAGTGGTGAACACGAGGGGATCTGGAGGGTCTCTGCAGGGATTGAGGGGTCCCTGAAGGTTTTTGGTGTCCCTGCAGACACTGTGGGTGTGGGTGCTGAACGGGGCCCTGGGCGCCCTGGCCCTGTTCCACCTGTCCTACCTGGGTGCCCTGTTCGATGTGGAGGCTGAGGATGCTGTGGAGGAGCAGGTGGGACCCATGAGCCCCCCCCAGACCCTTCCCAAGGTTGTCCCTGGTGTTGGGAACACCCTGACACCATCTTGTCCCCTCAGGGCTACGGGATGGCCTACACAGTGCGCAAGTGGTCAGAGCTGAACTGGGCCAGTCACTGGGTGACGCTGGCTTGCTGGGTGCTGGCCCGACTGCTGCGCTGAGGCTCGGGGAGGGCATCAGAGAGTACGGCCGCTCCGCCAGGTCGGCGGCCGCTCCGCACCACCGGGAGCGCCTCTCGCCGCTCTCTTGCCGCCATTTCTGGGGCGGAAGTGACGCCGCGCGGCCGCTCTGGGACCAATAAAGCCTCGCCTCGATGGCTCCTGTCAATCATTCCTGGCCGGCCACGGGAGCGCTGGCGCATGCGCGGATGGGTTAACGGGGAGTGGCGCCCCCTGCCGATAGCGCAGAGCCAACGCTTTGACCAAAAATGTCTTAATTTACATGAAAACCACGGCGCGGGACCATACGGGCCTTATAGGGACCTGGGTGCCAGCGGTCCCTATAGCCCCCGAGAGGGGGGAAGTGTCCATATGGCTGCTACAGAGACTGAGGGGTCCATATAGTCCCTATAGAACCCCAGCTGGGGCACATGGCCCCTATAAAGCCTGcaggggggaaggggagggtCTGCACATATTCTATAGGACCCTGGAGGGCTCCAGACTGTCCCTATAGCGCCcaaggggggggggggggggtcaCTCGGTGCTGTCAGGTGCCCTTGTCCTTGTCGGGAGACCTGCAAGAGAGAGAGACCCCAGGGCTGAGGGCGGCCAAGGGGCCCTGTGGGAGCTCCAGATGGATTCTATATGGGCTagggagagcacagctgggTCCTGTATGGCCCTGGGTGCCTCCTGTGGCATCTGGGAAAAGTCCCTACAGATCCTATATGGCCTTGGGGGATGCCCTATGGATTCTATAGGGCCCTGGGCAGTTGCTATGGATTCTATATGGCTGGGGGGATGGTGTCCCTATGAATTCTGTATGGCCTTGAGTGGTCCCCTATGGATCCTCCTATAGGACCCACAGGGGTCCCCATAGCTCCCCACCCCCCTGTGTTAGTGTGTTAGTACCCCTCCCCCCAGCACATGCTGTTAACCAAAACCACCTTTATTAGCCCCAAACCTTGTTAAAAATAGGCCCAGCCCTTCCCCCCTACAAAATCTGTACATCTGGCCCCTCCCCCACCAGGTgggggggcaggggagggaggggaaccCCACAGAGGGGCCGGGGGTCCCAGTGAGGCCCTCATTAGCACAAACTCTTCCATTAACCTCTGACTGCATTGGCCTCATTAATCTCCACCTCGGGGTCCCCCAACACCCAAAGAGCCTTAATGAGTCCCCACCAATCAATGTGCATTAATGAGCTCCCCATCTCCTAATGAGCCCCTCCATGTCCCtcctcacagcacagccccaggttTGTCAGCCCCTAACAAGCCTTACTGAGCCCCCACGATGTAACAAACCTCCCCAGGTCCTCAATGAGCCCAATGAACCTTAATGAACCCCAAGATGCGAGTCCCTACTACCTAATGAGCCTCAGGACCTGAAGAACCCCACCAGGACCTTCACTACCCCCTACAAACCTCTCCAGGTTCCTAATTAGCCTTAAAAAGTCCCCACCACCCAAAGAAGACCAAGATCCAGGTCCCCCCACCTGCTgacctccccagctcctccaccaTCCCAACAAAACCCTAATGAGCCCTAATGAACCCTCACCACCTGCTGACTCAAGATCCGCTGACTGCACACGGGGCTCCAGACCTGCTGACCCCACACCTGGgtcccctccccagctcacggccccccctttccctccccctaCCCCGTGGGTCAGGGCTGGCCCTGGTGACCCCAGGCCAcccccagggtgtccctgtccctacGGCCCCACTGACTTGCCGCTGTCCTGGCTGCGGCTGCTGGTGCCGCGGGGCCGCCCGTAGAGCACGACGGCGGCCAGGACCATGGCGGTGCCGGCCAGGAAGGGCGCGCGCGGCCGGAAGCCGAACAGGTGTGCGGAGGCAGCCGTGGAGGCCAGGATGGACAGCGCTGTGGCGAAGCCCTTGAGGATGTTGTCGGCGTAGCGAACCACCACGGCCACCAGCAGCCCCCCGGCCGCCTGGTTGACCACCACGGCCCACACGGCGCCGTTGTAGCCGTAGAAGAAGCCGAGAGCGGCCACGGCTGGGCCCTCGGCAGCAAGCATGGCGCCCAGCCCCACGGCTGTGCCCACAGCGCCCAGCTGCACGTTCCGCACCCAGATGGAGCCGCCCGAGCGCTTCAGCAGCCGCTCAAAGTAGACGCCAGCGAAGCCTGAGGACAGGCAGGACGCAGCCACGGCTGCCAGCCCCACGGCGTAGCTCTGTGCCGGCCCCTCGGGGCCGGGCGACGGGGACACGACCGCGGCCGAGGGCACGGCCCGCGCCTGCTCCGCCTGcaccagtgccacccctgcGAAGAGCAGCGCCAGCGACAGCCACTGCAGCCGCGACAGCGCcgtccccagcagcagcactgagaacaACGCTGTGGTTAGGATCTTCAGCTGGTACGTCACCTGTGGGGAAAGTGGGGACAGTCAcccggggacagggacacctgtGGGATAGGGACACAGTCACACAGGGACAGGATCACTTGTGGGGATAGGAACACCTCGGGACAGGGATGAGAAGAGGGCCACCTGGGGGACAGGGTCACCTGCgggacacagacacagatgTGGAAACAGGGACATGGGCACAAGgtcacagggacagggatgctgTCACCAGCAGGGACATCAGGAATAGTGACCCTGGACACTGTCACAGGGACATGAGGACAGACACACCGTGACTGTCACAGAGAcatgggcacagggacaccacCACGATCCCCAAGGTTCTCGAGCTCATTGCACATCCCCACCTGACCCTGTGGTCCCCATGTGCCACCTATCCCCGTGTCCCACCTGGAaggtggctgcaggcaggtTGGAGATGGCCACGTACTGCAGGTTGTTCTGCAGAGTGTAGAtgagggaggggacagccaaGCGCAGCGTGTCCCCAAACTGTCCCACCACGGCCTCATGCAGCGTCACCGCCG containing:
- the PORCN gene encoding protein-serine O-palmitoleoyltransferase porcupine; its protein translation is MAALPPREFAAQVLPGCVVPTARQGLAQLWPLLLLCLGARLLHRLPLPRGGKHAGAAAGGLLALHHFFGAQALWVALLSGLCVLTLLLSRARAQRGLCLALAALSYLLMGELHMVDTVTWHKMRGAQMVVAMKAVSLGFDLDRGAGGAQGEPSPAQVLGYLCSPGSVVFGPWEPFGAYLRSVEGPPLSVAWAKKGLRSLGLALLCLLVSTCLAPFLFSSLLPLYGARALRRHIVPPRDLAVSRPLRVELPRSMAEVVTNWNLPMSRWLHTYVFQTARRLGTFAAVLGTYAASALLHGLSFHLAAVLLSLGLITYAEHALRQRLAAIFDACVLSKRCPPSCSHRHKNTLWVWVLNGALGALALFHLSYLGALFDVEAEDAVEEQGYGMAYTVRKWSELNWASHWVTLACWVLARLLR
- the SLC35A2 gene encoding UDP-galactose translocator; the protein is MAAPGAAEGGGSGDSAGPATVSRRVKYASLGVLVLQNASLVLSIRYVRTLPGERFLPTTAVVMAEAMKGSACLLLLLIQHKGSVRQTAVTLHEAVVGQFGDTLRLAVPSLIYTLQNNLQYVAISNLPAATFQVTYQLKILTTALFSVLLLGTALSRLQWLSLALLFAGVALVQAEQARAVPSAAVVSPSPGPEGPAQSYAVGLAAVAASCLSSGFAGVYFERLLKRSGGSIWVRNVQLGAVGTAVGLGAMLAAEGPAVAALGFFYGYNGAVWAVVVNQAAGGLLVAVVVRYADNILKGFATALSILASTAASAHLFGFRPRAPFLAGTAMVLAAVVLYGRPRGTSSRSQDSGKSPDKDKGT